From a region of the Paenibacillus sp. FSL R10-2734 genome:
- a CDS encoding helix-turn-helix domain-containing protein, translating into MKRWSILWSWFISHSLILLIPILIGLFVYVQVRQLVETEINRANAALLQQVKQVLDGQIESVNRMSVQTAFLPQVRGLLYADQPLTEEDRYSITLALKEFKGLTMAHEMVTDSYVYYKRGDFLLSESALYDPDDYFQMHHETNENTKKDWYALLDQKYMGDWIVYPYTTDTGKTKQAILYMRSLPVEDRGEWLATSVIVLELERFQEPIQKVNWINQGSVLILNENNEVLASTKDKSLPSSISYDQLSGESGIVYETWNEEEMAISYISSESANLKYISVLPVKVFMEKSSYIRNLMIVALLIALLLGAAAAYWLARRNYHPVHNLVRSLSSQAQFSLAEIRNEYSLIFHALDQQNKVLRNYFFERVMKGRLETNFPLCEALDTHDISFIGERFVVVLIYIEDYAEMFKHQNGDVERHRKFVHMIVGNIVEEKCRQSHLAYISELDDMLACLVNVQADSDEEAQGELYRLIGEARQLINSKFNIHFTTSISRVHTSIGSIPSAYQEALKAMEYKMLLGSTEIIQYEQLQSNEPEYWFTWEKEQRLITSIKAGETDLALLILEEVFEEMRSHGLLPIEMVRCFLFDMGGTVMKALYEADYSRSSMTTHQKVLWRLLACDSVTDIRVGLIDIIKQITNELGQKKSRPSGLVDELTAYIQANYQDSNLGVATIAEHFGMNPVYLTRVYKEHTKDTLLDAINKERLQAARRLLSHNELAIKEIAEEVGFYSSNTFIRTFKKIEGITPGMYRDMLKGIAKTEL; encoded by the coding sequence TTGAAGCGATGGAGCATATTGTGGTCATGGTTTATCTCACATTCCCTTATCCTCCTAATTCCGATCCTGATAGGGTTGTTCGTATACGTACAAGTTCGTCAATTGGTAGAAACGGAGATTAACCGTGCCAATGCAGCTCTTCTCCAGCAGGTTAAGCAAGTATTGGATGGGCAAATCGAAAGTGTCAACCGAATGAGCGTTCAGACGGCCTTTCTACCCCAAGTCCGGGGACTTCTTTATGCTGACCAGCCGTTAACCGAGGAGGACCGGTATTCTATCACTCTTGCGCTCAAGGAATTTAAAGGATTAACAATGGCACACGAAATGGTCACTGACTCCTATGTGTATTATAAGAGAGGGGATTTTCTTTTATCGGAGAGCGCTTTGTATGATCCCGATGATTATTTTCAAATGCATCATGAAACGAATGAAAATACGAAAAAAGATTGGTATGCGTTGCTTGACCAAAAATATATGGGGGATTGGATCGTGTACCCTTACACGACCGATACCGGTAAAACCAAACAAGCTATTCTTTATATGCGATCCCTTCCGGTTGAAGACCGGGGTGAGTGGTTAGCAACAAGTGTTATCGTGCTGGAACTAGAGCGGTTTCAAGAACCGATTCAGAAAGTGAACTGGATCAATCAAGGATCCGTCCTTATTTTGAACGAAAACAATGAAGTACTGGCATCTACCAAAGATAAAAGCCTCCCTTCCTCTATTTCTTATGATCAATTATCCGGTGAGAGCGGTATCGTTTATGAAACCTGGAATGAAGAAGAGATGGCGATATCTTACATTTCTTCTGAAAGTGCGAACTTAAAGTACATATCAGTTCTTCCAGTTAAAGTATTTATGGAGAAATCATCCTATATTCGCAATTTGATGATCGTTGCATTGTTGATTGCCTTATTATTAGGTGCTGCTGCTGCTTATTGGCTCGCCAGACGTAATTATCATCCGGTTCATAATTTGGTGCGGTCATTGTCAAGCCAAGCTCAGTTTTCATTGGCTGAAATCAGGAATGAATATTCCCTTATTTTTCATGCGCTGGATCAGCAAAATAAAGTACTGCGCAACTATTTCTTCGAGCGTGTGATGAAGGGCAGGTTAGAGACGAATTTTCCGCTCTGCGAAGCATTAGATACGCATGACATCTCGTTTATCGGTGAACGATTCGTTGTGGTTCTAATATATATTGAGGATTATGCGGAGATGTTCAAACATCAGAATGGGGATGTTGAGCGACATCGAAAGTTTGTTCATATGATCGTAGGCAATATAGTAGAGGAGAAGTGTAGGCAGAGCCATCTCGCTTATATTTCGGAGTTAGACGATATGCTGGCATGTCTGGTCAATGTGCAAGCCGATTCCGATGAAGAGGCACAGGGAGAACTTTATCGGTTAATTGGAGAAGCAAGGCAATTAATTAACAGTAAGTTTAATATTCATTTTACAACTTCGATAAGTCGTGTTCATACGTCAATTGGAAGTATTCCTTCTGCTTATCAAGAAGCTTTAAAGGCAATGGAGTACAAAATGCTGCTGGGGAGCACTGAAATTATCCAGTATGAACAGCTGCAAAGCAATGAACCTGAATATTGGTTTACATGGGAGAAAGAGCAACGGTTAATCACATCGATTAAAGCCGGTGAGACGGATTTGGCGCTCCTTATTCTCGAAGAGGTATTCGAAGAGATGCGATCCCATGGGCTTCTTCCGATCGAGATGGTTCGATGTTTCCTCTTCGACATGGGCGGAACAGTTATGAAAGCTCTTTATGAAGCAGATTACAGCCGGTCCTCCATGACGACACATCAGAAGGTATTGTGGAGGCTGCTGGCATGTGACAGTGTTACCGATATTCGGGTTGGACTGATCGACATCATTAAACAAATCACGAATGAGCTAGGACAGAAGAAGAGTCGGCCTTCCGGCCTGGTGGACGAATTGACGGCTTACATCCAAGCCAATTATCAGGATTCTAATTTGGGAGTAGCAACGATCGCCGAGCATTTCGGAATGAATCCAGTCTATTTGACCCGTGTGTATAAAGAACACACGAAAGACACCTTGCTGGACGCAATAAATAAGGAAAGACTACAGGCAGCGAGAAGATTACTCTCCCATAACGAGCTTGCGATCAAAGAAATCGCTGAAGAAGTCGGTTTCTACAGTAGTAACACATTTATTAGAACGTTCAAAAAAATAGAAGGCATAACACCTGGCATGTATCGAGACATGCTAAAAGGAATTGCAAAGACTGAACTTTAA
- a CDS encoding response regulator → MYRLLIADDEPLEREGLECIVERSMPGIFQFIHASNGRMAIEYAEENRPHIAIMDINMPGIGGLEALREMKRRLPDTRFIVVTAYDYFKYAHEALSLGAKEYILKPAKQEQLIEVFQRLVKEIDQEIHIRMRELELRQKVSQLLPLAENELALMLMLDQTVDTSAEQLSEWLDIPLNHGCAVVAAFNGEVYTQKKNKIYDQLRSFVKTQSPNSIVSSLINQHMAIFLRKPSSVSENGWRQQTKQLAEQLCSVTEQHFDLKVSIGIGSTHCRTEGYRKSYFEAIFASTMLDKEDKVCHFDELKQRDVNANSFGTDEISNDGTLQSYVSSALQQMREQREEQTLTVLDRAKQYIQERFTDDLSLEDVADFVHLNPHYFSKIFKQQCGETFIDYVTRLRIEKAILLMNTRKLSLKEVCFEVGYKDPNYFSRVFKKITGVAPTWYKDEK, encoded by the coding sequence ATGTACCGATTGTTGATCGCAGATGACGAACCGCTTGAACGCGAAGGTCTGGAGTGTATTGTAGAACGCTCGATGCCGGGCATCTTCCAATTCATTCATGCTTCTAACGGCCGGATGGCAATTGAATATGCAGAGGAAAACCGCCCGCATATCGCCATCATGGATATCAACATGCCAGGCATTGGCGGCCTGGAGGCTTTACGGGAGATGAAACGTAGGCTCCCCGACACCAGGTTCATCGTAGTGACGGCATACGATTATTTCAAATATGCGCACGAAGCACTTTCGTTAGGTGCAAAAGAGTATATTTTAAAGCCCGCGAAACAGGAACAGCTCATCGAAGTTTTTCAACGCCTTGTAAAAGAAATTGATCAGGAAATCCACATAAGAATGCGGGAACTGGAACTACGACAAAAAGTCTCCCAGCTTCTTCCGCTTGCTGAAAATGAACTGGCTTTAATGCTCATGCTTGACCAAACAGTGGATACAAGTGCCGAGCAGCTGTCGGAATGGCTTGACATTCCCCTCAATCACGGATGTGCAGTCGTCGCAGCTTTCAATGGCGAAGTCTATACGCAGAAAAAAAACAAGATCTATGATCAGCTTCGTAGCTTTGTCAAAACCCAAAGTCCTAACTCCATTGTCAGTTCCCTTATCAACCAACATATGGCCATTTTTTTAAGAAAGCCCTCTTCCGTCAGCGAGAACGGTTGGCGTCAGCAAACAAAGCAGCTGGCTGAGCAGCTGTGCAGCGTTACCGAGCAACATTTCGATCTAAAAGTCTCCATTGGAATTGGATCGACACATTGCAGAACGGAGGGATATCGCAAATCGTATTTCGAAGCGATTTTCGCCTCTACGATGCTGGATAAAGAGGATAAGGTATGCCACTTCGATGAGTTGAAGCAACGTGATGTCAACGCCAATTCTTTCGGGACTGACGAAATATCGAACGATGGAACTTTGCAATCCTATGTTTCCTCCGCTTTGCAGCAGATGCGCGAGCAGCGCGAGGAGCAAACGCTGACTGTTCTAGATAGGGCCAAACAATATATCCAAGAAAGGTTTACGGACGATTTATCACTGGAAGATGTAGCTGATTTCGTCCACTTGAACCCTCACTATTTCAGTAAAATTTTTAAACAGCAATGCGGCGAAACCTTTATCGACTATGTTACTCGCCTCCGAATTGAGAAAGCCATCCTATTGATGAACACGAGAAAATTATCCTTAAAGGAAGTCTGTTTCGAAGTGGGTTACAAAGATCCCAACTATTTCAGCCGTGTCTTCAAGAAAATCACTGGCGTTGCACCTACCTGGTACAAGGATGAAAAATAG
- a CDS encoding extracellular solute-binding protein — protein MKSVTENHLASLLLTGMLVGGLITGCTDNDSYIESVKSPANSSEKIKFTYWSPLNPNAASVVQHLGEVEMYKEMEKRSGIPIEFNHPPQGNEKEQFNLLIASRDLPDMIEFDWLSYPGGPEKAINDGVIIKLNDLINQHAPNLKQFLNDNPDIAKEVKTDSGTMYVIPSIGIGKVNTFSGPIIRKDWLDELGLSVPETLEEWTHVLWSFKEKKGATAPYTTYIDKTDPSKLNDFIVGAFGVGRDFYLDDGEVKYGPMEPKFKEYLNFLRGWYKEGLIDPDFGANDMKTIDAKMLSGKSGAAFGFAGSGIGVYMKNGSKYNPIYNLGAAQYPVLKKGDEPQFINSANKYRTHGSTAITATNKNPEEAVKWLDYFFSEEGHMLKNFGIEGVSYKMDKGYPKYTDLIMKNPYKLPVSLAMTKYTRANYPSPGFVNDDRYLEQFYVLEQQREAIQIWGEFEGNVENVMLPLVSATKEESEQLAKIMAEVRSFSDEMYTRFILGEEPIENYDQFVSQLKMMNIEKAIQLQQAAVERYNKRP, from the coding sequence ATGAAATCGGTCACCGAAAATCATTTGGCAAGTCTGCTGCTTACAGGTATGTTGGTTGGAGGCTTGATAACAGGGTGCACGGATAATGATTCATATATAGAAAGCGTAAAGTCTCCAGCCAATAGTTCTGAGAAAATAAAATTTACATATTGGTCACCACTTAATCCAAATGCCGCTTCCGTCGTTCAACATTTAGGTGAGGTGGAAATGTATAAGGAAATGGAGAAGCGATCGGGTATACCAATCGAATTTAATCACCCGCCTCAGGGGAATGAAAAAGAACAGTTCAACCTGTTAATTGCATCAAGAGATTTACCAGACATGATTGAATTTGATTGGTTATCGTACCCGGGGGGACCAGAGAAGGCCATTAATGACGGGGTAATCATTAAGCTGAATGATCTCATTAATCAGCATGCGCCTAACCTAAAACAATTTTTGAACGACAATCCGGATATCGCTAAGGAAGTCAAGACGGATAGCGGAACAATGTATGTTATCCCATCTATTGGGATCGGCAAAGTGAATACGTTTAGCGGTCCTATTATTCGCAAAGATTGGCTAGATGAACTGGGGCTCTCGGTTCCGGAAACACTGGAGGAATGGACACATGTTCTCTGGTCATTTAAGGAGAAGAAGGGTGCAACGGCACCATATACGACCTATATTGACAAAACTGATCCGAGCAAGCTCAATGACTTCATTGTAGGCGCTTTCGGAGTAGGAAGAGATTTTTACTTGGACGATGGAGAAGTTAAATATGGTCCGATGGAACCTAAGTTTAAGGAATATTTGAATTTTTTAAGGGGCTGGTACAAAGAGGGTTTAATTGATCCCGATTTTGGCGCTAACGATATGAAGACGATCGATGCAAAAATGCTTTCGGGTAAATCGGGTGCTGCTTTCGGTTTTGCCGGTAGTGGTATCGGTGTCTACATGAAGAATGGCTCGAAATATAACCCTATTTATAATTTGGGAGCCGCACAATACCCCGTACTGAAGAAAGGAGACGAACCTCAGTTCATCAATAGTGCGAACAAGTATCGGACCCATGGAAGCACAGCGATTACTGCAACAAACAAGAACCCGGAAGAGGCTGTGAAATGGCTAGATTATTTCTTTAGCGAGGAAGGTCATATGTTGAAAAATTTTGGAATAGAAGGAGTTAGCTATAAGATGGATAAAGGTTATCCGAAATATACGGATCTGATCATGAAAAATCCGTATAAACTGCCAGTCTCCCTAGCCATGACGAAATATACGCGTGCCAACTACCCGTCTCCTGGGTTCGTAAATGATGATCGATATCTAGAACAATTTTACGTGCTCGAGCAGCAAAGGGAAGCCATTCAAATATGGGGGGAATTCGAGGGAAACGTGGAGAATGTTATGCTGCCTCTTGTAAGTGCAACCAAAGAAGAATCTGAACAGCTCGCGAAGATAATGGCTGAAGTAAGGTCGTTCAGTGACGAAATGTACACGAGATTCATTTTGGGTGAGGAGCCGATAGAGAACTATGATCAATTCGTCAGTCAGCTGAAGATGATGAATATCGAGAAGGCCATCCAGTTACAGCAGGCCGCGGTGGAGCGCTACAACAAGAGACCATGA
- a CDS encoding sugar porter family MFS transporter, producing the protein MSKVSSKFIFFFGSFAGILFGYDIGIIAGAEGHIKTDFNLSSLWIGIVVSSLMGGAIIGSILSGLLGDKFGRRKLILISSLIFFVGAIGSAVAPNEITLTIARVFLGIAVGTASSLVPAYMSEIAPANMRGKLSGLNQLMIVIGMLLSYIVAFIFEPIPNSWRLMLGSASLFAIILFLGMLKLPESPRYLIKNGMTKKAQEVLTSLRSSKAEIDAEISEIENVADNKSSGISQLFHKKFRLALIIGVGMATFQQIQGANSIVYYATSIARNVGLSSQLAAGFTVIVGVIFVVTTIIFLQFVDKFNRRTILTIGSAGMALSFFTPAILGAFGINDGMLNWVTLIALCGFILCYAFSWAPLTWIIVGEIFPLSVRGIGGGISSAFNWTGSLAIGLVFPILADKFSLGIIFSAFGVICILGLLFIRFVVVETKGRTLEQIETEMADRSEKKQQKHVLHAHI; encoded by the coding sequence ATGAGCAAAGTATCTAGTAAGTTTATCTTTTTCTTCGGTTCATTTGCCGGCATCTTATTTGGATATGATATCGGGATTATTGCTGGTGCAGAAGGGCATATCAAAACCGATTTTAATTTAAGTTCCCTATGGATAGGGATTGTTGTATCTTCTTTAATGGGCGGAGCGATCATCGGGTCCATTTTAAGCGGTTTATTAGGGGATAAGTTTGGACGCAGAAAGCTAATCCTCATTTCCTCATTAATTTTCTTTGTCGGTGCAATCGGTTCAGCTGTTGCCCCGAACGAAATCACCTTGACAATTGCGCGTGTCTTCTTGGGGATAGCAGTCGGTACAGCCTCTTCCCTCGTTCCAGCGTACATGTCTGAAATCGCTCCGGCGAATATGCGCGGGAAACTGTCGGGTTTAAACCAATTAATGATTGTAATTGGAATGCTGTTAAGTTATATCGTAGCTTTCATTTTTGAACCGATTCCAAACAGCTGGCGATTAATGCTAGGCAGTGCTTCACTGTTTGCCATCATATTATTCTTGGGAATGCTAAAGCTCCCGGAATCACCTAGATATTTAATTAAAAACGGAATGACCAAAAAAGCACAGGAAGTATTAACTTCTCTGAGAAGCTCAAAAGCTGAAATAGATGCTGAAATTTCTGAGATCGAAAACGTTGCTGATAATAAATCATCGGGCATCTCCCAACTATTCCATAAAAAATTTCGATTGGCTTTAATTATCGGGGTCGGCATGGCGACTTTCCAACAAATCCAAGGAGCAAACTCAATCGTTTATTATGCCACAAGTATTGCGCGTAACGTTGGTTTGTCATCGCAGTTAGCTGCCGGATTTACGGTGATAGTCGGTGTGATCTTCGTTGTAACTACTATAATCTTTTTACAATTTGTCGATAAATTTAACCGTCGTACGATTCTTACGATCGGCAGTGCCGGTATGGCTCTTTCCTTCTTTACACCAGCTATTCTTGGTGCGTTCGGAATCAATGATGGCATGCTGAATTGGGTAACATTAATTGCCCTTTGCGGCTTCATCCTTTGCTACGCTTTTTCTTGGGCGCCGCTTACCTGGATTATCGTCGGGGAAATTTTCCCGCTTTCTGTACGCGGAATCGGAGGAGGAATCTCATCGGCCTTTAACTGGACGGGTTCACTTGCCATTGGGCTTGTATTCCCAATTCTTGCTGATAAGTTCAGCCTTGGAATCATTTTTTCAGCTTTCGGTGTCATTTGTATTCTGGGACTGCTCTTCATACGTTTTGTAGTGGTAGAAACGAAAGGACGCACTTTGGAGCAAATCGAAACAGAAATGGCCGATCGTTCAGAAAAAAAACAACAAAAGCATGTTTTACATGCCCATATATAG